Proteins from one Nakamurella multipartita DSM 44233 genomic window:
- a CDS encoding LacI family DNA-binding transcriptional regulator has protein sequence MSGSRATLAQVAARAGVSVSTASLAFSGSGPVSAATRERVLAAAEQLRYAGPDPRGRSLRQGRSGIIAVVMEDRVLAAFRDPVRIAVLDGIAQETSAQGQGLLLLSDVGESADAIGTATMDAAILLAFSYRSDPTVELLRRRVVPLVALGGPDHGLLTISIDDEAASAAAAAHLAGLGHTDVAIVTLPLVNVDSPAARGPLTADAMRAASVTVSLTRLRGARSVFPAAAGWVSAASSVDEGMIAGQALLADPARRPTAVIAQSDLLAAGVIRAAHELGLSVPGELSVIGFDGIPLDRIIPQDLTTMVQPAAAEGRAAGRAVLDLLAGEHPRSTSFQCTFHPGATTARPA, from the coding sequence ATGTCTGGCTCCCGGGCGACCCTGGCCCAGGTCGCGGCCCGCGCCGGCGTCTCGGTCTCGACCGCCTCGCTGGCCTTCAGCGGGTCCGGCCCGGTGTCGGCGGCGACCCGCGAGCGGGTGCTCGCCGCGGCCGAGCAACTGCGCTACGCCGGTCCCGACCCGCGGGGCCGCTCCCTGCGGCAGGGCCGCTCCGGGATCATCGCGGTGGTCATGGAGGACCGGGTGCTGGCCGCCTTCCGCGATCCGGTGCGCATCGCCGTGCTCGACGGGATCGCCCAGGAGACCTCGGCCCAGGGCCAGGGGCTGCTGCTGCTCTCCGACGTCGGGGAGAGCGCGGACGCCATCGGCACCGCCACCATGGACGCGGCCATCCTGCTGGCCTTCAGCTACCGCAGCGACCCCACGGTCGAACTGCTGCGCCGCCGGGTGGTCCCGCTGGTCGCCCTGGGCGGCCCCGACCACGGCCTGCTGACCATCTCCATCGACGACGAAGCGGCCAGCGCGGCGGCGGCCGCCCACCTGGCCGGCCTGGGCCACACCGACGTCGCGATCGTGACGCTGCCGCTGGTCAACGTGGATTCGCCGGCGGCCCGCGGGCCACTCACCGCCGACGCGATGCGCGCCGCCTCAGTGACGGTCTCGCTCACCCGGCTGCGCGGCGCCCGGTCGGTCTTCCCGGCCGCCGCGGGCTGGGTCAGCGCGGCCAGTTCGGTCGACGAGGGCATGATCGCCGGGCAGGCGCTGCTGGCCGATCCCGCGCGCCGGCCCACGGCGGTGATCGCGCAGAGCGACCTGCTGGCCGCCGGCGTCATCCGGGCCGCACACGAGCTCGGCCTGTCCGTGCCGGGCGAGCTGTCGGTGATCGGGTTCGACGGGATCCCGCTGGACCGGATCATCCCGCAGGACCTGACCACGATGGTGCAACCGGCCGCCGCCGAGGGCCG